A window from Pangasianodon hypophthalmus isolate fPanHyp1 chromosome 16, fPanHyp1.pri, whole genome shotgun sequence encodes these proteins:
- the frmd4bb gene encoding FERM domain-containing protein 4B isoform X2, which translates to MTEGRMCQVQLLDNRKLELLVQPKLLSRELLDLVSSHFNLKEKEYFGFTFVDDTGQCRWLQLDRRVLEHDFSKKSGPIALNFLVRFYIETISLLKEHTTVELFFLNAKTGIYNGDIEVESELVFKLAAHALQEAKGDYTSDEATREDLKKLPTLPTKVLKEHPSLAYCEERVIEQYKLLKGVSRGQAIVQYLTLVESLPTYGVHYYEVKDKQGMPWWLGISYKGIGQYDIQDKVKPRRLFQWKQLENLYFREKKFAVEVNDPHRRAVTKRTFGQTGLVIYTWYANHSLIKTIWVMAISQHQFYLDRKQSKAKMTAARSLGDIAVDLTENGAAKTTKLNLGTKNQLIMASNGSLVSTGSADSEMNDEQKKEKLAELRVKEKEIQDILSQKMAELKEICLREAELTGKLPKEYPMSAGEKPPGIRRRIGTSFKLDDLFPYNEDPYLRNLESRFALQRKIVEAAKKLASEPDIGKTVKKKRRRNCLDAMQKLQEIEDEMNRYRVKKGKRPTQRASRIIAEELGQSECSSLSDSLPLDDNDVSQRRRSRSLQCSPLLNAPPPVSLDYDTQRRSSESDTNHDTALSRLECDVQSGLYYTSHDASSASSSPYKTVPRRQAELQNVAQTLAMTRNAYSSSQLGSEDPAHAFRHRSGSLESQSHFLCYSGSERSVFPGRRSNSTEVLDDCSSCTSVSSADFGPPCPSTPPYLIPSSLHHQHSTGSMPNLVPHHTHTHTHTHPRTPYSPAAYYVPGYATADYEAYSNASANGAYVYENELEGHYNVNPSYHAHGYHGNGRSKNYGMVHNPYATLRPPRSRNELLAKSMQKALVVEHLRGWYNRNTAGRRPVYGYEYDRGYQHHLGYQTLPAPFSRSSRTSSYSSVSSTASGGTNWHANADLGRSESEADGDVTPTSQKSFAGAYSPTRSRFPAECSPSRRADSLPHTSECGEVFSTDTDH; encoded by the exons aTGACAGAGGGACGTATGTGCCAAGTTCAGCTTCTGGACAACAGAAAACTGGAGCTGCTGGTTCAG CCGAAGCTGTTGTCCCGTGAACTTCTGGATTTAGTCTCATCTCACTTCaacctgaaagagaaagagtacTTCGGGTTCACTTTTGTTGATGACAC TGGTCAGTGTAGATGGCTGCAATTGGACCGCAGAGTATTGGAACATGACTTTTCCAAGAAGTCTGGACCCATCGCCCTCAACTTCCTGGTTAG GTTTTACATTGAGACCATTTCTCTGCTGAAGGAGCACACAACGGTGGAGCTGTTCTTCCTCAACGCTAAAACCGGCATCTATAAT GGTGACATTGAGGTGGAGAGTGAACTGGTTTTTAAATTGGCTGCTCATGCTCTGCAG gAAGCTAAAGGTGATTACACAAG tgatgaGGCCACCAGAGAGGATTTAAAGAAACTCCCAACTCTGCCAACCAAAGTGCTGAAGGAGCATCCGTCTCTGGCGTACTG tGAGGAGAGAGTGATTGAGCAGTATAAGCTGCTGAAGGGTGTGTCGAGAGGACAGGCCATCGTAca GTATTTAACGCTGGTCGAGTCGCTGCCTACATACGGAGTCCACTATTATGAAGTGAAG GATAAACAGGGCATGCCATGGTGGCTCGGGATCAGCTACAAGGGAATCGGCCAGTATGACATCCAAGACAAAGTCAAACCCCGACGG TTGTTCCAGTGGAAGCAGTTGGAGAATCTGTACTTCAGAGAGAAGAAGTTTGCAGTGGAGGTGAACGATCCTCACAG GCGAGCAGTGACTAAGCGTACGTTCGGACAGACGGGTTTAGTGATCTATACGTGGTATGCTAATCACTCTCTGATCAAAACCATCTGGGTGATGGCCATCAGTCAGCATCAGTTCTACCTCGATCGAAAACAGAGCAAG GCTAAAATGACCGCAGCCCGAAGTTTAGGAGACATCGCTGTGGACCTGACGGAAAACGGCGCTGCAAAAACCACTAAACTTAATCTGGGGACCAAAAATCAGCTCATCATGGCCAGCAACGGGAGCCTCGTCTCAACTG GTTCTGCAGACTCGGAGATGAACGATgagcagaaaaaagagaagctggctGAATTAAGGGTGAAGGAGAAAGAAATTCAAGACATCCTGAGCCAGAAAATGGCCGAGCTGAAGGAGATATGCCTGAGGGAAGCG GAGCTGACGGGTAAACTCCCTAAAGAGTACCCGATGAGTGCGGGTGAGAAACCTCCTGGCATCAGGAGGAGAATCGGCACATCCTTCAAACTGGACGACCTTTTCCCATATAACGAG GATCCGTACCTGAGGAACCTGGAGAGTCGCTTTGCTCTGCAGCGGAAGATTGTGGAAGCGGCGAAAAAGCTGGCGTCTGAACCCGATATCGGCAAAACGGTGAAGAAGAAGCGGAGGAGGAACTGTCTGGATGCCATGCAGAAACTTCAGGAGATCGAGGATGAGATGAACCGCTACCGTGTGAAGAAGGGCAAGAGACCCACGCAGAGAGCCTCGAGGATCATCGCTG AAGAACTGGGTCAGTCAGAATGTAGCTCGCTTTCTGACAGCCTTCCTCTGGATGACA ATGATGTTAGTCAGAGGAGGCGATCTCGCTCCCTGCAGTGCTCTCCGTTACTCAATGCTCCTCCTCCGGTCAGCCTGGACTACGATACGCAGAGACGATCCTCCGAGAGCGACACAAACCACGACACTGCGCTGAGCAG ACTGGAGTGTGATGTTCAGTCTGGTTTGTACTACACCTCTCATGATGCCTCCTCGGCCAGCAGCAGTCCGTATAAAACTGTCCCTCGCAGGCAGGCAGAGCTCCAGAACGTCGCACAGACCCTCGCCATGACCCGTAACGCCTACAGCAGCAGCCAGCTTGG GTCTGAGGATCCAGCCCACGCGTTCCGGCATCGCAGCGGAAGCCTGGAGTCTCAGTCTCATTTCCTCTGTTATTCCGGTTCGGAGAGATCCGTATTTCCAGGTCGCCGCAGCAACAGCACCGAGGTCCTGGATGATTGTTCATCATGCACAAGTGTGTCCAGTGCCGATTTCGGTCCTCCGTGTCCTTCCACTCCTCCATACCTCATCCCTTCCTCACTCCATCACCAACACAGCACGGGCAGCATGCCAAACCTGGttccccaccacacacacactcacacacacactcaccctcgcACACCGTACAGCCCTGCTGCATATTATGTACCCGGGTATGCCACTGCTGACTATGAGGCCTACAGTAATGCCAGTGCTAATGGTGCTTATGTATACGAGAATGAACTCGAAGGACACTACAATGTCAACCCCTCATATCACGCGCACGGGTACCATGGAAACGGGCGCAGCAAGAATTACGGGATGGTGCACAATCCCTATGCAACATTAAGACCTCCAAGGAGCAGGAATGAACTTTTGGCTAAAAGCATGCAGAAGGCGTTAGTGGTGGAGCATCTGAGAGGCTGGTACAACCGCAACACTGCAGGACGGCGGCCAGTCTACGGCTACGAATATGACCGAGGCTACCAACATCATCTGGGCTATCAAACGCTACCAGCTCCATTTAGCAGATCCAGCAGGACCAGCTCTTATTCATCAG TATCCTCTACAGCTAGCGGAGGGACAAACTGGCACGCTAATGCAGATTTGGGGCGGAGTGAGAGTGAGGCGGATGGAGATGTGACACCAACATCCCAAAAGTCCTTTGCTGGAGCCTACAGTCCCACTCGCAGCAG GTTTCCTGCTGAATGCAGTCCATCCAGGCGCGCTGATTCTCTCCcacacacttcagaatgtgGCGAGGTGTTCAGCACTGATACAGACCATTAG
- the frmd4bb gene encoding FERM domain-containing protein 4B isoform X1, whose product MAWTLVRDVETLFLRSGRFLLDILLWVMRKCYIRTMMSCLHTCSYLRQVYQMTEGRMCQVQLLDNRKLELLVQPKLLSRELLDLVSSHFNLKEKEYFGFTFVDDTGQCRWLQLDRRVLEHDFSKKSGPIALNFLVRFYIETISLLKEHTTVELFFLNAKTGIYNGDIEVESELVFKLAAHALQEAKGDYTSDEATREDLKKLPTLPTKVLKEHPSLAYCEERVIEQYKLLKGVSRGQAIVQYLTLVESLPTYGVHYYEVKDKQGMPWWLGISYKGIGQYDIQDKVKPRRLFQWKQLENLYFREKKFAVEVNDPHRRAVTKRTFGQTGLVIYTWYANHSLIKTIWVMAISQHQFYLDRKQSKAKMTAARSLGDIAVDLTENGAAKTTKLNLGTKNQLIMASNGSLVSTGSADSEMNDEQKKEKLAELRVKEKEIQDILSQKMAELKEICLREAELTGKLPKEYPMSAGEKPPGIRRRIGTSFKLDDLFPYNEDPYLRNLESRFALQRKIVEAAKKLASEPDIGKTVKKKRRRNCLDAMQKLQEIEDEMNRYRVKKGKRPTQRASRIIAEELGQSECSSLSDSLPLDDNDVSQRRRSRSLQCSPLLNAPPPVSLDYDTQRRSSESDTNHDTALSRLECDVQSGLYYTSHDASSASSSPYKTVPRRQAELQNVAQTLAMTRNAYSSSQLGSEDPAHAFRHRSGSLESQSHFLCYSGSERSVFPGRRSNSTEVLDDCSSCTSVSSADFGPPCPSTPPYLIPSSLHHQHSTGSMPNLVPHHTHTHTHTHPRTPYSPAAYYVPGYATADYEAYSNASANGAYVYENELEGHYNVNPSYHAHGYHGNGRSKNYGMVHNPYATLRPPRSRNELLAKSMQKALVVEHLRGWYNRNTAGRRPVYGYEYDRGYQHHLGYQTLPAPFSRSSRTSSYSSVSSTASGGTNWHANADLGRSESEADGDVTPTSQKSFAGAYSPTRSRFPAECSPSRRADSLPHTSECGEVFSTDTDH is encoded by the exons ATGGCGTGGACGTTAGTGAGGGATGTGGAGACTCTGTTTCTCCGTAGCGGCCGTTTCCTTCTGGACATTTTGCTTTGGGTGATGAGAAAATGCTACATCCGGACGATGATGTCGTGCTTGCACACCTGCTCTTACCTGCGCCAGGTGTATCAG aTGACAGAGGGACGTATGTGCCAAGTTCAGCTTCTGGACAACAGAAAACTGGAGCTGCTGGTTCAG CCGAAGCTGTTGTCCCGTGAACTTCTGGATTTAGTCTCATCTCACTTCaacctgaaagagaaagagtacTTCGGGTTCACTTTTGTTGATGACAC TGGTCAGTGTAGATGGCTGCAATTGGACCGCAGAGTATTGGAACATGACTTTTCCAAGAAGTCTGGACCCATCGCCCTCAACTTCCTGGTTAG GTTTTACATTGAGACCATTTCTCTGCTGAAGGAGCACACAACGGTGGAGCTGTTCTTCCTCAACGCTAAAACCGGCATCTATAAT GGTGACATTGAGGTGGAGAGTGAACTGGTTTTTAAATTGGCTGCTCATGCTCTGCAG gAAGCTAAAGGTGATTACACAAG tgatgaGGCCACCAGAGAGGATTTAAAGAAACTCCCAACTCTGCCAACCAAAGTGCTGAAGGAGCATCCGTCTCTGGCGTACTG tGAGGAGAGAGTGATTGAGCAGTATAAGCTGCTGAAGGGTGTGTCGAGAGGACAGGCCATCGTAca GTATTTAACGCTGGTCGAGTCGCTGCCTACATACGGAGTCCACTATTATGAAGTGAAG GATAAACAGGGCATGCCATGGTGGCTCGGGATCAGCTACAAGGGAATCGGCCAGTATGACATCCAAGACAAAGTCAAACCCCGACGG TTGTTCCAGTGGAAGCAGTTGGAGAATCTGTACTTCAGAGAGAAGAAGTTTGCAGTGGAGGTGAACGATCCTCACAG GCGAGCAGTGACTAAGCGTACGTTCGGACAGACGGGTTTAGTGATCTATACGTGGTATGCTAATCACTCTCTGATCAAAACCATCTGGGTGATGGCCATCAGTCAGCATCAGTTCTACCTCGATCGAAAACAGAGCAAG GCTAAAATGACCGCAGCCCGAAGTTTAGGAGACATCGCTGTGGACCTGACGGAAAACGGCGCTGCAAAAACCACTAAACTTAATCTGGGGACCAAAAATCAGCTCATCATGGCCAGCAACGGGAGCCTCGTCTCAACTG GTTCTGCAGACTCGGAGATGAACGATgagcagaaaaaagagaagctggctGAATTAAGGGTGAAGGAGAAAGAAATTCAAGACATCCTGAGCCAGAAAATGGCCGAGCTGAAGGAGATATGCCTGAGGGAAGCG GAGCTGACGGGTAAACTCCCTAAAGAGTACCCGATGAGTGCGGGTGAGAAACCTCCTGGCATCAGGAGGAGAATCGGCACATCCTTCAAACTGGACGACCTTTTCCCATATAACGAG GATCCGTACCTGAGGAACCTGGAGAGTCGCTTTGCTCTGCAGCGGAAGATTGTGGAAGCGGCGAAAAAGCTGGCGTCTGAACCCGATATCGGCAAAACGGTGAAGAAGAAGCGGAGGAGGAACTGTCTGGATGCCATGCAGAAACTTCAGGAGATCGAGGATGAGATGAACCGCTACCGTGTGAAGAAGGGCAAGAGACCCACGCAGAGAGCCTCGAGGATCATCGCTG AAGAACTGGGTCAGTCAGAATGTAGCTCGCTTTCTGACAGCCTTCCTCTGGATGACA ATGATGTTAGTCAGAGGAGGCGATCTCGCTCCCTGCAGTGCTCTCCGTTACTCAATGCTCCTCCTCCGGTCAGCCTGGACTACGATACGCAGAGACGATCCTCCGAGAGCGACACAAACCACGACACTGCGCTGAGCAG ACTGGAGTGTGATGTTCAGTCTGGTTTGTACTACACCTCTCATGATGCCTCCTCGGCCAGCAGCAGTCCGTATAAAACTGTCCCTCGCAGGCAGGCAGAGCTCCAGAACGTCGCACAGACCCTCGCCATGACCCGTAACGCCTACAGCAGCAGCCAGCTTGG GTCTGAGGATCCAGCCCACGCGTTCCGGCATCGCAGCGGAAGCCTGGAGTCTCAGTCTCATTTCCTCTGTTATTCCGGTTCGGAGAGATCCGTATTTCCAGGTCGCCGCAGCAACAGCACCGAGGTCCTGGATGATTGTTCATCATGCACAAGTGTGTCCAGTGCCGATTTCGGTCCTCCGTGTCCTTCCACTCCTCCATACCTCATCCCTTCCTCACTCCATCACCAACACAGCACGGGCAGCATGCCAAACCTGGttccccaccacacacacactcacacacacactcaccctcgcACACCGTACAGCCCTGCTGCATATTATGTACCCGGGTATGCCACTGCTGACTATGAGGCCTACAGTAATGCCAGTGCTAATGGTGCTTATGTATACGAGAATGAACTCGAAGGACACTACAATGTCAACCCCTCATATCACGCGCACGGGTACCATGGAAACGGGCGCAGCAAGAATTACGGGATGGTGCACAATCCCTATGCAACATTAAGACCTCCAAGGAGCAGGAATGAACTTTTGGCTAAAAGCATGCAGAAGGCGTTAGTGGTGGAGCATCTGAGAGGCTGGTACAACCGCAACACTGCAGGACGGCGGCCAGTCTACGGCTACGAATATGACCGAGGCTACCAACATCATCTGGGCTATCAAACGCTACCAGCTCCATTTAGCAGATCCAGCAGGACCAGCTCTTATTCATCAG TATCCTCTACAGCTAGCGGAGGGACAAACTGGCACGCTAATGCAGATTTGGGGCGGAGTGAGAGTGAGGCGGATGGAGATGTGACACCAACATCCCAAAAGTCCTTTGCTGGAGCCTACAGTCCCACTCGCAGCAG GTTTCCTGCTGAATGCAGTCCATCCAGGCGCGCTGATTCTCTCCcacacacttcagaatgtgGCGAGGTGTTCAGCACTGATACAGACCATTAG